The genomic stretch TCGACTGTGCCGGGCGTCATGGTTTCTGATATTGCGGTAAGATTTTTATCTACGTTTTCTAAAACCGCCGTTAGTCTTTTAAGAAGAGCGCCCTGTTGGAGACTCACCAGTGATCCTGGGTTTTTGGTTCGAATCTGTTCAAGGATGGAGACTGACGCCTCCTCTAAGGATGAGATAACATTGTTGCAAAAGAATTCGCAGTCGTCTTCGCTGGACTTAGAAGACAACTCACTTTCAAGGATTATTCTCATGGACAATTTTGTTGAATCAAGGAGATCATGGCTATGATCGGTAACTATGGCAAGGAACATTTGCTTAATCATTCCCCGGAACGCCTGACTATTTAGCGCGTGCTCGACGTCAGTGGCCGTAATCCCACCGCGCATGAACGTTGCAAGGCGGACGGATGAAACCGAAGCAGCCACTGCCTCGGCGTCGAGTTGTTGAACTGCCATTGTCAGGGTATCGCTTGCTCGCTGCTTTTTTCTGCGCGAATGTTCACCAGCCATGGCTGATGCCTGGATCACACATTCAAGAAGTACCGAAACTAGCCCAAAATCTATTGCCATGACCGTCCATCGTAATAGGTATGTCGATATTAGATAGGGTACAGATCGTGGTCCCATCCTCGAGGATTCTAACAGTTCCTTTTGACAAACTCTCCCTCACATCAAGCGTGGATTCGGTAGCATGGGTAGCGTGGTTGATCGGATTGTCGATATGGGGCCCGGGATCACAGGGACCCACTTTTGCAAATCCTCATCCAGGAAGCCGGGGGCGTGATGTCAAGCAAATTGGGACTGCGAACGGATGACGTCATGTGGCGACAATTTCGAGGAAGTCGCAACGCAGAAAATTGCCTCAGATTCACGTGGTCGCTGGTTCGATTCTAGTCCGGGGCACAAAAGGGCCTCTGACCTGCAATTTTACTGTTTCAGCCGAGCGCGTCGAGGGGCCAAATCACGTTATTGAACGAAAAGTTGGTCACGTTTTTGACATTTTCGGGGCCTAATCCGACTCCATTTGACGTCACGATTTTCAATCTGCGGACGGTAAATCGGCGGAAATCCGCGGTTTTTTCATACCCGGGTGGCTTGAAACCGTCGCAACCAAATATTGGCCCTCAGATCGCCGTACGCAGGGCCCTGGCACAAACCCCCCTTCAATGCCCTTAGTCAACCGGGCTCCTGAAGAATTCGAGCAGAGCTATCGTGAGAAACAAGTCGGCTCGTTACCCGAGGGGACACCCGCAGGGCGGCGACAAAATCTCTGGGAAAGTCCACAGCTTAAACGCAATTTCTGGATGGCCTCGATTATCTCCACGTACGCGAACCAGAAGAGCATGTCCTGGCCGATGAGTCTTCTGAAATTGCATTCAATCGCGCTAGAGAGTTCGGCCGTTAGCAATTGTCGTCTCCCGCGCAGTGCGCCCCGATCCATGAGCAGCTCGGGCGCATAATCCAAGCGAGGTCGCGTCGAGGTGGGTTGTGATTGACAGTTCGATCACACGCCGGATCCGGATATGAGACTCGACCAATAACACGCAGAAGGCGACGATTGAACCGACAGTAGCCCAGACATCCAAACCAGAAATGCCAGGCTCCACGATGGCCGGAAAGGCATATATGGCGATCGTAAGTGGGAGGATGAGACCGCATGACAGCCGAAGGTCGGTCCATAATTTTACCAGCTCACTGTCAGTCGGACCGTCGGCATAGCTAGATGGATAAGGCCCCACGGCCTCACGGATAAAGATTTTGTATGCAGCGGGTCTATCCACACTCTCTAGGTCCGAGTAGTCTGCCACCTCCGCCATCTCCGACTTCAGGCGGCGCACGGTGGCTTGCGGCACGTACAGCGACGTCCAAAGACGTCGCACGACATGCCAATCTTCTGTGTTCACGTGTAGCGGCGCCCATAAAACGACGCGGCGCGCCCATAAGACGGCAAATCCAGACGTAAATCCACACCACCATGACCCCAAGAGCGCCGAGAGCACCAGCGCAAGTAGCAGCCACCCGGGTATACTGATCGAGCTCAGAAGAGGCCAAAAGGCGGGCGCGATCCACTTCTGCGGTTGCGCAAATATAGGCCAGCGAGTCAGTATTATGAGTGCACCTAGGAAAGCCAACAATAGGCCTGTTGGTATTGATGACCGCCAATACCTGAATTCTTGAACCATCTCCATAAGCTTGTCAGTCATGCAGCACTCACCTTAAGAGAGACCGAACTTCTTGGACCACGCGTGGGTAAGCGCGTTGTGAAGTACCAATGTTCCCTGAACATTAAGATCTACGTCATTTCGCCGGTGATAGAAGACTAAATATCTCTCTCCTCCGTTGTCGAAGAGATTTCCGAGAGCTCCCGCAAAAAAGAGCAGGCGAAGGAATTCATCCGCCTTTGTCTCCAGTCCTGGGAAATGCTTCTGCAATGAACGTCGGTAATCACCTCTTGTGAACCGCGAATCCTCCATCCATTTCAGAGCCTGCAGGGCAGCCTCTGCCTCTTCGCGGCCACCTTCGTAGCCAGCAAACTCACCGTGGAGCGCATCGACAAAGTACTTAGTCGAGTACTGCAAGACTCCCTCTCGGATAGTCTCGATGGGCAGTGGCTTGACCGGAGTAGGATCCAAATGCATAGAGGCTAAGCGGATGTGTTCCATGAGCTGGAGGATGTCACGGGGTGTATGCCGCGTTAGATTGAGAAGGTATTGCAATCTCGAGGGATTGCGTTGTCGAACACCTCCACGACCCCCAACAGGAGAAATCTTTTCAGGGAAATATGACAGCACGTCTATTGGTCCATCGCCCCGCTCCTGACCGGATTTGCGGTTGATTAGCTGGATCAGAGGCGACGATACCCCGGCCGCACCAGACAGGACGCGCCAATCCAGATCAAATGCGAAGTCACGCATTTTATGGGCGTCTGGCAATACCAAAGAGATACGCGAAAAGATGTCATTTCGGATCAACAACACCACCGATCCAGTGGCCCTAGCTTCCATCAATTCGATGTTGATTTCATAGGCAGCTTGCGCTAGACCAGACAGCGACTCGTCATAGGCTGCATCGTTGAGGAAAATGGAATCTAATCCATCCAAAAGTAGGATATGCCGATTTGGCGAGGTCAGCGATTTCGCCCAGCGTTCAAGATACGGAAGTAGGGTGTAAATCCCGAGCTCCCGTCCGCCTTCCTCTTTGAACAAGGATCCTACCTGGCTGGTTGGAAAGGTGAACTTCGCGCCATGCGCCTTTAGTAGACTGTGGCCTGAGTCGGCGGCCATAAAACCGAAGTCGCGAAGGCCCTTAATCACGCGCCTAATGTCACGGATCTGAGAAATTTTGGTTTCAGGATCGCTCAGCGCGACGTCCAGATAATTACTGAGGAGAATGAAGCGCCAAGCATTTCTCGTGCGGACGGCACCCTGTGGCTCACCCGTCTTCAATTGAGGAATCTCGGCCAAAGGGAGATGAGACGCGTTTTTCATGCGCGCGAAGTAGCGGCCCTTCATGCTGGTCTTCTCGATGTACAGGCCTAGCGCCGATTTTCCTGTGCCCTTCGGTCCCAGAATAAGGTTGACTTCCCCGCTGACTACTCGATCAATTGCGCCGTTCACGTCCACGTAGCTCTTGATGAAGTCCTCGGGGTTTGACCTCAACTCATGGTTGGGATCACTCTTTCCGAAGTACAGCTTCGTGAATGGCGTCTGATCCATGGCTCCTCGTTCGTTTGCTTTCTCGCATGTGACGATAGCACCACACAACTGTTATGTTCCGGAACTGGGCCGAGGGTGAGGCCATCTGCACTTATACAGCGCCCTGAACAACGCAGTTCGTTGAAATGCGACGGCCCGCTCTCAAAAATCGGTGACATGCCGCCTACCATGTCGAGGAACCTGCAAACGGCCATCAAACGGCGTCTCCGGCACTGTGCTGCAGGGCCTCGTCACGTTTTTGCTCACGTTTTTGAACGACAACACACGCCAATCCATGGCATACCAAAGGGGCACTGTCGTCCCGCACTACCCCGGAACCCGGCGGTTTTTGGCGTGTATCGAAGACTGTTGACATGAGGTTCCTGAGTTTCTCTTGGTCGTGGGTTCAATTCCCGCCCGGGGCACCCAAATGTGGCTCTGACCTGCGGTTTCATTCCGCGGGTCAGAGGCGTTTCAGGCCAAAAACGGCCCAAGTCACGTTTTACTCACGTTTTTGAACGAAAACTTGGTCACGTTTTTGGCTAGTTGCGGGACGGAAATAGGTTCGATTTATAGTCACGTTTTTCACTGAAAGCCCCATATTTTTCATCGTCCATTACTGGCGCTTTGGCAGTAAGAGTCGCCAGTCGGCGCGCTGCACACCCAGCAAATTTCCCTCGCCTCCAGAGTCATATACCCATCGGACATCGAACCAAATCACAGCGGTACATGGTCCATCTGAACGGCATTCGATCACACCGGACCACCTTCAGGGGACCAACACTTCGGAGAGGTTCTACTGTCCCCAATAATAGGCAGCGAGACCTGCACTGAATCAGCCCAAATCCCATGATTCAACCCAGACGCCAGTCAGCCGAACATCTTCCGGAGGTGTCCCCATAGCGCGTCAATTCCGTTACGCTAGTCAGCACGTTTCATGGCGCCAACTTCGCCTATGCCCGACCCGGCAGACAAGCCAACTGGTAGGAATACGACCGGCCTACCCCTTCGAATTGTTCCCCGCCGACCAAGTCAAACGCATCCAAGTCAAGGATTGTCCCAAGGCGCTAGTTCGCGACGGGAACAGCAAGACCCGGTTGACGCCATCTCGTCGCATATGATGCAAGCCAAAGAACCTTTAACGTATGGCCCCATGAACACGGGCGGGAATGGGGAGTAGTGGCAGGTAACAACAACGCCAATTTGGTGTGGAGCATCGCGAATATTCTGCGGGGAACCTACAAGCCGGCACAGTACGGGTCGATCATTCTGCCCTTCACCATCCTTCGCAGGCTGGACTGCGTCCTCGACGACACCAAGCAGGCCGTGCTCGATGAACAGGCAAAGAAACAGCACCTGGGCATCCCCCTGGATACCTTCCTGGAGAAGGCGTCCGGCCACAACTTCTTTAACACCTCAAAGTTCAGCTTTGACAAACTGCTGGACGACCCGGCGAACATCAAGAGCAACGTGCTCAGCTTCGTCCAAGCGTTCTCTGAGAATACCCGGGACATCTTCGAGCGTTTCGAGTTTGAGAAGACTCTAGAGAAGCTGGACCACGCGGATCTGCTTTATCACGTGGTCAAGGACTTCGCCGGGATCGATCTCCACCCAGACACCATCACCAACATTGAGATGGGCCTCATGTTCGAGGAACTCATCCGCCGCTTTGCTGAATCCTCGAACGAAACTGCCGGTGAGCACTTCACGCCGCGCGAGGTCATCCAGCTCATGGTCCGCCTCCTCATTGACACCGAAGATGACGTGCTGACTAAGGACGGAATTGTCCGCAGCATCTACGACCCCACCGCTGGCACCGGCGGCATGCTCACCGTCGCCCAGGAACACCTGCGTGAGTACAACCCCAGCGCCACCCTTGTTGCCTACGGCCAAGAAATCAACGACGAGTCCTACGCCATCTGCAAATCCGATCTGCTCATTAAGGGCCAGGACATCTCCAACATCTACGTCGGAGACACACTGGCCAACGACCAGGCAGCCGGCAAACAATTCGACTTCATGCTGTCCAACCCACCCTTCGGCGTCGAGTGGAAGAAAATCCAGCCACAGATCCTGAAGGAACACGAACTCCACGGCTTCGACGGTCGCTTCGGCCCCGGCCTCCCCCGCGTCAGCGACGGCTCCCTACTCTTCCTGCTCCACCTGATCAAGAAAATGCGCCCAGCCCACGACGGCGGCTCGCGCATCGGCATCGTTCTGAACGGTTCGCCCCTGTTCACCGGGGGCGCCGGCTCCGGCGAGTCGGAAATCCGCAAGTATCTGCTGGAGAACGACTTCGTCGAGGCCATCATCGCTCTGCCCACGGATATGTTCTACAACACCGGCATCGCCACCTATGTCTGGGTCCTGTCCAACAACAAGAGGCGGAAACAGCCCGATCGGGTGGGCAAGGTCCAGCTCATCAATGGCGTGGACTTCTTCCAAAAAATGCGCACGAGCCTCGGCTCCAAACGCAAGGAACTCGGTCTCGACGACATCGCCACCATCGTCAGCCTCTACGGAAGCTTCACCAGTGACGACGACACCTCGAAGATCTTCAACACCACAGACTTCGGCTACCGCGCCATCACCGTGGAACGCCCACTAAAGCTCAACTTCGCATTCACACCCGAACGCGTCGACGCTGTTCTCAGCGCTAAGGCAT from Arthrobacter stackebrandtii encodes the following:
- a CDS encoding P-loop ATPase, Sll1717 family, which produces MDQTPFTKLYFGKSDPNHELRSNPEDFIKSYVDVNGAIDRVVSGEVNLILGPKGTGKSALGLYIEKTSMKGRYFARMKNASHLPLAEIPQLKTGEPQGAVRTRNAWRFILLSNYLDVALSDPETKISQIRDIRRVIKGLRDFGFMAADSGHSLLKAHGAKFTFPTSQVGSLFKEEGGRELGIYTLLPYLERWAKSLTSPNRHILLLDGLDSIFLNDAAYDESLSGLAQAAYEINIELMEARATGSVVLLIRNDIFSRISLVLPDAHKMRDFAFDLDWRVLSGAAGVSSPLIQLINRKSGQERGDGPIDVLSYFPEKISPVGGRGGVRQRNPSRLQYLLNLTRHTPRDILQLMEHIRLASMHLDPTPVKPLPIETIREGVLQYSTKYFVDALHGEFAGYEGGREEAEAALQALKWMEDSRFTRGDYRRSLQKHFPGLETKADEFLRLLFFAGALGNLFDNGGERYLVFYHRRNDVDLNVQGTLVLHNALTHAWSKKFGLS
- a CDS encoding type I restriction-modification system subunit M, whose translation is MAGNNNANLVWSIANILRGTYKPAQYGSIILPFTILRRLDCVLDDTKQAVLDEQAKKQHLGIPLDTFLEKASGHNFFNTSKFSFDKLLDDPANIKSNVLSFVQAFSENTRDIFERFEFEKTLEKLDHADLLYHVVKDFAGIDLHPDTITNIEMGLMFEELIRRFAESSNETAGEHFTPREVIQLMVRLLIDTEDDVLTKDGIVRSIYDPTAGTGGMLTVAQEHLREYNPSATLVAYGQEINDESYAICKSDLLIKGQDISNIYVGDTLANDQAAGKQFDFMLSNPPFGVEWKKIQPQILKEHELHGFDGRFGPGLPRVSDGSLLFLLHLIKKMRPAHDGGSRIGIVLNGSPLFTGGAGSGESEIRKYLLENDFVEAIIALPTDMFYNTGIATYVWVLSNNKRRKQPDRVGKVQLINGVDFFQKMRTSLGSKRKELGLDDIATIVSLYGSFTSDDDTSKIFNTTDFGYRAITVERPLKLNFAFTPERVDAVLSAKALGKLDAGTRLRLEACLRTETVGQKKDVVYKNRDQFTKILKAALVADKIILAAPILKAVLAGLSERDDTSDVCTKGKTPEADADLRDTENVPLNEDIQEYFAREVLPHVPDAWIDETKTKIGYEIPFTRHFYKYVAPRSLEEIDTELNTLIAEITNLLAEVEK